The region ACCGACAAAGTGACACCTACACACAGGAAGAACTGACAGTctggcttcaaaataaaagcaccaagACTACAAGTTCAATAGTTTGACTTTTAAAGACGTTACTTCCTGTCTGTAGAGAAtattaaaatctttaaaatattataaacgTCTTACTGACAAAtaatattaatcatttatttatattgataattataatatgataatacTGTCATGTATTATCAGCTGGATGTTGATttcctgaaatgttttttaaataacagcTCTCCTCCTACTGATGTAAATGAATCAATAACTACTGACAGGTGAGTCATGCAGATATTCAATCAATCACAACTGTGATCAATATCATCATCACCTGCTGGACTGAAGCTTCAttaatgttgttaaaaaaagacCTGAGTCTGATTAACAACATGGACAGGAAGTTCATACAGgtgaaacaataaaagcaggTGAGGTCAGTTTCATAACTACAAAACTAATTATGTTACTTGATTTgtgaaaataatgtttaaataaCTAAACAGGTCTCACTGAGTCACACAATGAACATGAGTCAAAGTTATTATCTTTAAATTAACGTTTTATATTTCGACTGAAAACTGCAGAAACGGATCTGAGTTCAGATGTCAGACTCTTTAAACTGTTCATCAGCATAAAGAGGAACATTCAGAGAGGAAGTTCTGACTGCAGGtcgggcttttattgtgaaggctCAGGTGTGTTGAGGTGTGTGCAGGTAGACTCCGCTGACAGACTCTCGCTGTTTGAAGATGTTTGTGTCGATTGAAGTGTTCACGGACTGAAGGAGCTTCTGAACTGAAGGAAACAAGTAGTTTCTACAGTATCGAGTCGTTTAAAGGGATTTTCCGAGCTTAAATCCGGTGTTTTCTCTATGGAGTCTCTGCCTGTGAGGAGGAAGTCCTGTCTGCTGCGGCTCAGAGAAAACTGTCCGTTCCGGAAGCTCCGCAGACAAACATACGGTcagtattttaatgtttaaataaagtttaattcAGCTTAAACCAGCCTATCGTGTCCGTTCAGGTCACACTGGAGCTCTGCAGAcaaacaataaagttgtattcaAGCTTCATTAAAGTTTTAATCAGGTTTAATAAATGATGTGTTTCACAGATCGTGTTCAGTCTCATGTGAGTAGATTTAAATCTGAATAATCAGTTTAATATCAcagaaataataacattatttccACCTGTTCAGAtcatttaaagattattttctacatgtttatttttattttcagtattttattACAGCAGCATATCGCTGCCACTCCAGAAACAGAGAAATGTTATAACAAGATGTTTTCATGTTATTACGACATACCACATTATGATGAGAAACTTCTCGTTATAACAATATAGGCGACTATTTATATTGTTATAAGCGGAAACCTCTGACctcgggtctgagaagtgaagcatTAAACCTACTTTcagtctaccagccagcaggaggcgactcctctgattctATAGAAGTCTGTGCGGTGGAaacaaatgttcgattcaccatctaacttcgtaaaactgccgatattaataatctacacagttgatttcttgGCCTCAAAAAcgttcagaagtgaatttaatgTTGAAATAGCTACcagcttttggctgctgtttttgtacCCGTAGCCTGTactgttccagcgctttgcattgtgggatacagtaggtgagatagactggtccgatgcatactggagaatctttccaaatcagtacgtcatccgggtatttttggcatactggagatttttcttttgttcgcatactgcatactacatactacattttggccaaatcagtacgtactactagtatagtatgcggtttcaaATACAGCCTATGAGTCTACTGCTCATCTACATCTTGTAGTACATCTATGGTTCATACTAAGACTGACCTCTTGACctttcatcacttcctgtttcctcttgTACAGATTTGTCAGCAGCACACCCCGCTCCTATTGGCTCACACTGGAGCAACGAAAGCCCGCCTAACAGCAACCAGCCAATCAGGACAGTCTACTCAGAGCCCCTCCCACCTCTCTCCAGGTGCCAGAATGTCTGTCctcctgaccaatcagaggcagcCGCAGGTGAGTGTCCAGTACAACCAGAACACAACCAGAACACCTTTCGTTTACAGTCTGAACCAAGCTCTGTTCATTTTTCTACTGATATTACTGTCTGACCGGCAGATGTTCACATGGAGGAagagaaccagcagaaccaacAGAACCAACAGAACCAACAGAACCATCAGAACCCAGAGAACAGAGCTGAGGACAGTATGGGTgagacagtcagacagttaAAACGATAAACAGCGGGGCTACAGCTACGTACCGATAAATAGCGGGGCTACAACTACGTAATGATAAACAATGGGGCTACAACTACGTAACGATAAACAAAGGGGCTGTGACTATGTACCGTTAAACAGTAAGGCTACAACTACGTACTGATAAACAGTGTGGCTACGTACAGATAAACAGCGGGGCTATGGCTATGTACCAATAAAAAGCAGGGCTACGTACCGATACACAGAGGGGCTACAATTACGTACTTATAAACAATGGGGCTACGACTATGTGCCAATAAACAGCGAGGCTACAGCTACGTATCCATAAACAATGGGGCTACGACTATGTACCGATAAACAGCGTGGCTACGACTACGTACCGATAAACAGCGGGGCTACAACTGTGTACTGACAAACAACGGGGCTACGACTATATACCGATAGCAGGGCTACGACTATGTACCGATAAACAGCGGGGCTACGACTATGTACTGACaaacagcttcctgtttcagATCTGGACGATGATGTTGACCCTGAAACTGGAGAAAGAGCACAGGGATGACCCCGTCCACCACCTGTACACCACAGCATCCCCACCCTTCTCAGCTTCCTGATAAACCGTTTGTCTCGGTTGTTTTACAACTAAAAACTCATCTCTGGATGATCTGATCTGATGATTAATCAAATTTCTGCTTATAATTGTGTACCACTGAGAAACAGGAAACCACATCTGCAGCAGGTGGGAGGGTTTGTTACTCTAACAGCTCGATTCATAAACTTTTGTATTGTGGGACCCATAGTAATGTTAGACATAGTGATGGACACTGGACACCCCccattctcattctcatgtatatgttatgtattgttttattctcattctcatgtatatgttatgtattgttatatttttaatCTGATATGTGTATGTGCACTAGCAACTAATATTCTGGTAGGATTATCTGTGGTTATAAAGAGTAAAAGTCATACAGGCACTTCGGGCAGCTAAGGGGTCCTTGGGTGAGATGCAGGAGCGCGTATGCGTCATTCAGCAGACGTATCGGCAGTATGTAACCGCGCAATACTAAtgtgctgtgtttctgtttgcattACCGCTGGTCCCTTATTCATACACATTCTTTATACATCTGTGTCGCTACTTTTATACATCTTTTAACTACTTTAGCAACTTATTTGTTCAGAGTTTAAACTTTTCTTCAGAACATCAAACTGTTAAAAGTCAGCGGATGATCAGTCGTCATCACATTGatgattttttaattattgatgaTCAGGCTGAAAGTTTTATGTTCTGAtgtattttctttaaatatgAGCTGGTGCAGTGAGTTTTATCATTTGTTTTacgtgttttatattatatttcatgtattttattgtgttttatttgttctgtttttctcctctgGTACAATAAAGTTGGAGTTAAATTCGAGTTGatcgtgtttttgtctttaatgtCAGTTTTACTCTGAAAATGTTGAATTCACTTTATTAGTCAGAATTCCAACATTTGAATAAATTTACAACCGAAACGGATTTAATCTTAAATGACCTGTTCTGGTCTGAACTGGTCTAAAATTACTGGAACTGGTCTGAAGCGATCTGATCCAGGACAACAGTTTGATTTTGATGTAAAAAGttttattgaaaaagaaaaaaaactcaactttttacaaaaacattaaataatctgatattttcatatttacaaggtgtgttttatatacagtaaacatctgtgaatcctttcacaataaaagtcctggGACTATTTTTTTGTTGCTGAACATGCGGctcttctgattggttaatATCATTCGTCTTTCTCATTGGCTGCTGCCGCTTCCATGGGCGGAGCCTCGTCCTCAGAGCCGATCTGACGAGCCGCCGTCCGAAACAAACGCATCAAATCCCGAAACCGGCGAGAGACCTGGAGATACGAGAAGAGTTACTGACACACTtgtcaaccaatcacagccctgACAGAAGACAGAGCAACCAATCACCTCGCTGGGAGTCTTGTTGCCGAGCAGAGTAGAGACGGCCTGGAATGTGTTCTGATTGGCTCCTTCCTGCTGACACGTCGTCAAAATTACTCGATCTGCTTCTCTGGAAAACATTAACCGGGTTAAATAGAGTCTGAACTCTTGCTGCTcctcacagaggaggagagagaagaccTGACGAGGAGCAGAGATTTAAATGTACAGTCTGTACTCCCTAAAAAGGAGGTGCAGCAGGAGGTGTACCTGGTCCAGAGGATGACTTTCTCTCCGCTCGCTGTCAGGGAAATGTTCTTGGCACAGACTGGGAGGTCAGGAGGAGGACTGggccgaggaggaggagcagaggaggaggtggagatggtgggagaggtagaggaggaggtgatagatgtgatggaggaggtgcagaaagagggaaaggaggagacagaggaggtaACTGAGGTAGAAGTGACGATGGAGGAAGTGATAGAAGGAGTGGAGAtcgtggaggaggtggtggtggaggcaAGAGAGGAAGTGTTGGAGGAGGTGATAGATGAGAtcatggaggaggtggaggggtttGAGGAGGTAATAGAGGGAGAGGTAGAGAGTATAGAGGAGGGGCTGCAACCCCccatcacctcctctctcctgctcctcttcacCACCAGACTCTGCTCCTTCTCAatgctcttcctctcctcttcatcttcatcctcctcctcatcatccagctcctcctcctctttctcatcCATTAGAGGGAATGTTCCTTCCCATGATGCACCACTTCGATCTGTTGACAGAAGCAACAAACTCAAACCAAAGAGACGAAACTGGCATTTTTTTAACAACAGCCGccattggactgaaaacacttattacatttgtaatattttattgttcaaaacaggacaatagaatagaaataagtataatatatatctaaTAATACACAGTACTACatagtattatatattacaactatacagtatatatatatatatactgtatattactaaTCTAGGATCCAAGGATTCAAGGATCCAAGGATTCACAGATTCAAGGACTAATGGATTCAAGGACTCAAGGATCCAAGGATCCTAAGATCCAATGATTCAAGAATCCAAGGATCCGTGGATCCATGGATCCAAGGATTTAAAGATCCAAGGATCATGGATCCATGGATCCAAGAATTCAAGGATCCTTGTATGACACTttgtaggtggacgttttactggcgtccggtagttgctttcagtccaatggcggaagcgtagctctgctgctgggagctgatgttgacatggaaccaactattgactttcacttcttagtgATATACGTTGTTTGGTTATACGTATAACACACTCGTTTGTTAACTGTAACCCAGGACATGTGATCCGGTGACATACCTGGCTCTGGACTGTCATCGTCCCCCTTCAGGTCCAGATCTTTGTCACCGGGTTCATCGTGGGCGGAGCTTATCTGAGAGTACAGAGGGTCCAGACTCTTCATGGCTCTGGACACCCCCCCTGAGGTCTGGACAGGAAATGAATAGGTTAGTCAGGCATGTCAGGTGTTAGTGAACCTCATTCACACCTGatgaaacatggaggacagaCCTTGTTGCCGTGGCAGTGAGAGCATCCTTTCCTCCGGAGTCTGCGCATCTTTGCATCACGACAGAGACAAGGCCAGTCTTTATCCGACCAATCACAGTCCTGGAACACATCAAACAGTCttcatctgaccaatcacagtccTGGATCACATCAAACAGTCCTTATCTGACCAATAACAGTCCTGTTCTGCGTTTCaactgcaaactccaccccaaaAGTTCTGGTACTTTTATAAAGTACTACCCCCAGCGAGGGCCTTTTGGGGGTAAAAATCATTGCATTTCAACCGCAgagaccagggtctaaattaagttctggggacattttatcccccaaaaaggccctgaTCAGATTGGTagcactttctgaaagtactggAACTTTTCGGAGTAgcgtttgcagggatgaccttTTTGGAATAAAAAGGCCCTGGAAAATGTCCTCagaacttttttatttagaacCCTTTCAATCTAGACCATTGTCCCTGCGGTCGAACCGCGATGaattcctcaaaaggttcttagttccaggggaaagttcctgtggtggaaacaGGGCTCATAAGTGAAAGCTCACTAAAGCCCAGGAATTTTCCActggaactaagaaccttttgaggaaacTCATCGCGTCTCAaacgcagggaccagggtctaaattaagttccggggcctttttattcacacaaaaggtACTGGTTGgtggggtagtactttctgaaagtactggaactctgattggtcaaacacacacacacagcggcgATGCGTCAACTCATGTatcgcttcattcataaacaaggaagtactccaGTATCAGTGGACATTAggtcaaaaggttcttagttccaggGTAAAGTTTCTGCGGTGGAAATGGGACTCACTAAAGACTCACTAAAGCCCTGTTTCCACCACAGGACCAACAGAAACTTTTATTCCTATAACCTTCCCataaaagtagttccagggactaaaaagTCCCGGGAACtttggtggaaacccagctTTAGAAAGTACTACTCCTGACCAGGAACTTTTTTggggtaaaaaggccccataaaatgtccccagaaccctggtccctgcagtcTAACTGCGATGAGTTTGTctaaaggttcctagttccgggggaaagttcctgcggtggaaacgggaCTCATGACAGACAGCTTACTAAAGGGACCCCTCCATGTGTGTTTTCAGACCTTGTAGTCAATCTTCCTCCTCCGGCGCCGGCCAGTCATTGGTTGGATCTTAtgcccctcctcttcctcttccagctCTGGGAGCGTCACTTCCTCGAAGCCGCTGCTGGCGCCGCCACCTGACACGTGGCCGACACCCTCTCCGCCGTCTAACCCGCCCCCTCCGTCCTCCGGCCAATGGGCTTCTTCGAACTGTCCCGGGCGGGCCGGAGGTGGGCGGAGCTCGTCAAAAAATACCCAGAATTCAGCTTGTAGATGGGTGTGGCCTTTTAGCAGCGTGGCCATCTGAGCCTTCAGCTGAAACACCATCAGACACATGCTGATCAACATTATCAATTATCAATAATCAGTTGTTATTGATACAGGTTAAACTGGTGTCTGTACAATTGTTATTGATACTGGTTAAACTGGTGTCTGTACAGTTGTTATTGATGCTGGTTAAACTGGTGTCGATAGAGTTGGTATTGATGCTGGTTAAACTGGTGTCTATACAGTTGTTATTGATACTGGTTGGACTGGTGTCGATAGAGTTGTTATTGATACTGGTTAAACTGATGTCGGTAGAGTTGGTGTACCTCGTGCATGCTGGTTGGACTCAGGTCTGGACCGGTCTGAAGAGCTTTGATGATCTTCTGATAATGTGACGGATTATCTCCAAAACTGATCTCTAACTGTCGCAGGAAGCGGCGACTGCGTTCAAACGCCTGCTGCTCCTCAAACTGCAGTCGGGACACAGAGTTGCATCAATGATAAGTTATAAGTAATCAATACCGTATCAATGATTTACACAGAAATACATAGAAATACTAAAGTTGTTATGTTCACTGACTTCACAGCGACAGATCAGGTAAACCATCCTGTGAAACACCTGAAGTGTAAACTGACCTGTGATCAGCTTCATTAGAAACAGTTTTATTGACAGGAAACACTTCAGCAGGTTGAACCAACCAGTTATTGTGgactacatacacacacctgctgTGGTACACCTGTGATACATCTGTACTGCTCACCAGTCCACACTGCAGCGCCTGCTCAGGATGCAGGAATGCGGCGAAGTCTCGGAGAAGGTCCGTCCGGTCTCCCAGGATGCAGCGCAACTTCCTGAACAACAGCATCACTTCCTGTCCTTCTCCCACCTGCTCGAAATCGTTCAGCAGAGACACAAACTCCTCCACCTGCCCAGGTACGTCCTGCAGCGCCTCCCGCACCTGGAACCGCACAGTCACAGTCACCTACAGATACCTGCATCAACAGGAGCTCACCATGTCtctgaggctgtgattattGTTGCTATGGAAACGCCTCTCCTAAAGAGGCCTGACCTCCGTTCACACATACAAACTgatgcacggggtacccctctagtgttacttttggatggaccGGGGACGgagtgtcaatatacgcttgttacctGCATagcgtcctttcaaaataaacttctgtttttgcaggaagttaggtttaggcaacacaactacttagttagggttaggaaacgatcggggttgacgttaacttcactgactagcgactcacgtttTGTAAcacacaggactgacgataatAATAACTCACGTAACTAGcaactcacaggactgacgatactaacaattcatgggactgacgataccaacgCCTCACGTGACTAATGACTCACGAGACTGACGATActcgacgagtcacgtgactaacaactcacaggactgacgattaTAACGATTCACGTGACTAGTGACTCATGTGACTAAGGATACTTACGATTAACCTGACTAGTGACTCGAGGAACTGACGATACTAAAGAGTCACGTGACTAAGGACTAACGTTATATCAGgacgacagcagcagcagccaatgATGATGAAGCGGCTCGTACGACAGTTTTACAGGAAGTTTGTGCTGTGAGTGTTGGCGGTCTCACCCTGTTGAGGTAACTCTGGGCAAACGCCACATCTTTGCTCTCTCTGTGCGGGTCGTTGTTCAGGATGTTTTCATCGTACAGCAGTAACAGTTTAGCGGCGTCTTTACTGTGACGCTCCTGACGACTCCTCCTCAGACCACGAAGAGGCCGGCTTCGACCTGCAGAGAGGACAGGCTGTAAAAACACAGTAAGGAGCCATCTAGTGCAGATATACAGATCTATCAGAGACCGCTCTGACCTCGTCCTCTGCCAGGacacctgcctcctcctctaGGCGTCCCCTCTCCTGATGGCGTCTCCTCGTCTCTTCCCGCCTTActgctcctcccctctccaGACTCCTCCCCTTTAggcccctcctcttcctcctcctcctcctcctcctgagagCCGGGCGAGGTCGGAGAGTGGTCCTCCTCTGAGTCGCCGTCTGTACAGAGCCGCCGCTCCGCCGCCAGCCAGGTCAGCTGCTTCATGGTCTCCtaaagaggtcagaggtcaaagatcAGCTGCTTCATGGTCTCCtaaagaggtcagaggtcagctgcTTCATGGTCTTTACCCTTACCCGTACATCCCTCTGTCATCATGTGAGTGATGAACAATGACTTCCTGTTTACCTGTAACTCTGGAACAGACAGCACTGACTCCTCGGACgctgatgacatcacttcctcctCGTCTTCATCCTGTGTGAGGTCatcaaaatcctcctcctcctcctcgtcgccCTGCCGGTCCTGATCTTCATCCTTAtccttctctccatcctcctccctctctcctcccccgtcctccctctgtccctcctcctcctcctcgtcctcctcttcctccccctctcctccctgctcCCCGTCTCCTCCCCCAcctgcttcctcctctccacctcctacttcacctcctccattcttcccctcctcctcctctccaccagtGTTTTCTCCTCCGTTCAAACGGACCACACCCAAAGCAGTCCagttctcctcctgctcctcctcctcctccactcctgcACAGGACGACGGCGGGCTCAGTGTTGATGCTGAAGCTGAACTCTCCTCGTCCACctttctgtcctcctcctccttctgtctctcctccacctgtctctcctcctcctcctgtatcTCCTCGTCCACctttctgtcctcctcctgtctctcatcctcctcctgtctctcctcgtcaacctgtctgtcctcctgtctgtcctcctgtctctcctcctccacctctctttcctcctccacccGTCTCTCCACCTCAGGTGGAAGGCGTGGCCTTGTGGACTCCTCTTTTATTGGTCGGTAGATCTGTTGCCCCAGAGCATGCTGGGAGGAGACAGTGGGCGGAGACGGTGGAGTCCACACCATCTGGAGGAGGAAGTACCCTGGCTTCACAGCATCAGCTGAGCAAGGCATTATGGGATTTGTAGTGACAGGGTGGGACATGGAGggaagggggaggaggaagggggcaGGGCCGCTGCTTTGTTGCCTAGAAACGCTCTGCTGCATCCTCTGGCCAATAGGAAGGCAGGACTGGATGATGTCAGCACACACTGGGTGGGTGGGGACTGTACAAACAGCAGCCAATGGGACGGCCCCACAGGCTGGTGGCGGAGCCAGAGCTCCTGAAACAGCGGGGGAGTCAGAGAGTAATGTGACACCTGGAGGAGGAAGGGACAGGTAGCTGATTGGCTGCATGtccacctgtctctctacctgtgtTTCTTCTGGGGCTTTGGCGAGTGGCAGCAGAGATGCATTGTGGGCCAAGGTGAAGAGACGTCTGTGGCGGGGGGGAGGCGGGTGGGACGACTTCTTGAGCCAGGAGGGGTGGAGCCTAAGGGTGCAGcctggggggagggagggggggtaaCAGGTGGAGTTCAGTCGGGTCTTCTGGATGATCAGCTGACTGTTCTGCAGGTGATGAACATCAGAGAAGCAGTTAGTGAACGGAGACACCTGCTGGTAAAAACAGGTACTGAACTGTCACTCTGCTATTGGTCAGTCTGTGGTATCGGCCAGGTGATGTCATCATCTGATGTCACTGGACAGCCTTCATAAGTTCATACAACATCTACTTCCTGTCTGATCCCTCTGCTGCTCTTTTCACAGTTAAAGGTTTTTGGGGAGTTTTTCGAGGGTCGGTCGGTCTGTTGGTGGGTTGGTTGGTCGTTAGGTCGGTTGGTTGGTGGGTCTGTTGCTGGGTCGGTTGGTAAGTCGGTGGATCGGTCGGTTGGTTGGTCGATCGATCAGTCTGTTGGTGGGTTGGTTGGTCGTTAGGTTGGTTGGTCGGTTGGTAGatcggttggttggttggtggaTCGGTCGGTGGGTCTGTctgaggacagagggtgtcgtacagattgtaaagcccctttaGACCAATTTGTAATTtgtgatattatatataaatggaAGTGACTGTGGGGTCAGGATGTTTCATGGAGTTACCTCAGGTATGTTTTTACTGTTTCTGTAATATTTAATTGACTCTTTATTCTGATAATTATTCAGTTGATGTTGATATAATCCTgtaatttgaaataaaacagGTGTCAAGCTTCACACTGATTTGGATCTGAGCGTGGATCTGGTTTAGTACGTCCGACCGACCTTGAGCCAGTTTGGCATGTTGGAAGTGTTTCTGTCCACTGGGGGGCGCTGGTCTCCCGGCTGAACTCTGCTGCAGGCGAGCGGGAGCGGGGGGACGACTCCCTGCGTCAGGAACATCTGAAAACACCACGAGACGACAGAGTTTAACTCAGGCTGTCCAACTGCAGCTGCTGATgaagtcagtcagtgtgtgtgatgatgtcacagggaTGTCACCTTGATGACACTATTGTGCGGCGCTCTCGACCCGCTCATCTCTCTAACGTGTTTCCTGAAGTTCCATCGATTCTTACAGAGCAGGTAGGAGCTGATCAGCTGATCTGACTGGACCATCCCCTCGAAGTGCTTCAGACCCAGAACGATCAAACTGCACAGAGGCATCATGGGAAATATTACCGTTATTGTGCgatacagtgtgtgtttacagtgtgtgaGTATATTGTGTAGTAGTGTCCATGTACCCGTCCTCTCCTGCAGTGTAAACACTGCGGTGTCGGGTGTGGATGGTGGGGTCCAGgctgcagacaggaagtagTTCTGGGTATAGGAAGACGGGACGTGTGGCGAACAGCCATGCGGTGTTGGCGGGGAGCAGAGGGAAGGCGAGGCCTAAAcaaaaccagaaccagaacaagCTGCTGGAACGACCAAACATTATAAAAACGTTGTGTCTGATGTTATTTTCCCTCCTTACTGTTGGTAGCAGGAGTCATCCTGGGGAGCCAGCGTCTGGAggcagcaggagcaggaggagcaggaggagcaggagaaggCTCCGCTCTCTGCTCCACCTTCTGCAGGAGATCCAGCGCCCCCTGCAGGTTACCCACTCTGAAACTGCTGGGGAGAAAAACCTCCTCCCGACGGCCGgcaaactgctgcagctcctcctggaGGGACAACAGATTTGTTTtagagcaggttaggtgttcggcagtagttaccatggcgatctaacCCGGTAAAGGGTGAACCACCATCCTAGGACTAAAAgcccagggttaaccctgaagttatcTTGCTAATCCCAAATCCTGCTTcttagtacaggcctcaggtagCATTTGTGTTGGTGTTTACTGACCAGGTAGCGTTTGGTAATGCAGGTTTCGTGGTTCAGGGCGTCCACATGGCGACTCAGCAGGTGAACCTGAGTCAGCAGCTGCAcatgctgagagagagacagaagcatTTCAGTGTCCGGTCAACTAAAACTGGAAATGCTGTAGTTTctagaaaaaagtgtgtttaaatATCTGAATTTTGTTCGTGTTGAAGATGAACTATACACAACACTAGAGGACACTATACGAGTCACTAGAAGACACTATATGAGACACTAGAAGACACTAGGGGGCACTATATGAGACATTAGAAGACACTATATGAGACACTAGAAACACTATATGAGTCACTAGAAGACACTATATGAGACACTAGGAGACACTAGGGGGCACTATGAGACATTAGAAGACACTATATGAGACACTAGAAACACTATATGAGACATTAGAAGACACTATATGAGACACTAGAAGACACTATATGAGACATTAGAAGACACTATATGAGACACTAGAAGACACTAGAAGACACTATATGAGACACTAGAAGACACTATATGAGACACTAGAAGACACTAGAAGACACTATATGAGACACTAGAAGACACTAGGGGGCACTATGAGACATTAGAAGACACTATATGAGACACTAGAAACACTATATGAGACATTAGAAGACACTATATGAGACACTAGAAGACACTATTTGAGACATTAGAAGACACTATATGAGACACTAGAAGACACTAGAAGACACTATATGAGACACTAGAAGACACTATATGAGACACTAGAAGACACTAGAAGACACTATATGAGACACTAGAAGACACTAGGGGGCACTATATGAGACACTAGAAGACACTATATGAGA is a window of Sebastes umbrosus isolate fSebUmb1 chromosome 11, fSebUmb1.pri, whole genome shotgun sequence DNA encoding:
- the LOC119496865 gene encoding GON-4-like protein isoform X3, yielding MLWRRSWTAALPTPITSLWTEKPMMKVTVVLRAPVVWRTAHAPNFVWLTFLWVSWRRRFWPLTSPLTCTSKPPPNGRRTAIGRSGCRVSWPPTVKVREEGNDDDDPEYNFLDDQDEPDLEDYRTDRAVQITKKEVNELLEELFDTLQEEEVAAEEQEEEQEEEVLSQTGPKFNIPQALRFEAPLASMLTERRRTVRKQYEALQQKRALQDTTNHHRDNMNLKDAASPQTNTITPVLVLPSRVYPVLHLDYTQKLQLQQQIQQHVQLLTQVHLLSRHVDALNHETCITKRYLEELQQFAGRREEVFLPSSFRVGNLQGALDLLQKVEQRAEPSPAPPAPPAPAASRRWLPRMTPATNSLAFPLLPANTAWLFATRPVFLYPELLPVCSLDPTIHTRHRSVYTAGEDGLIVLGLKHFEGMVQSDQLISSYLLCKNRWNFRKHVREMSGSRAPHNSVIKMFLTQGVVPPLPLACSRVQPGDQRPPVDRNTSNMPNWLKNSQLIIQKTRLNSTCYPPSLPPGCTLRLHPSWLKKSSHPPPPRHRRLFTLAHNASLLPLAKAPEETQVERQVDMQPISYLSLPPPGVTLLSDSPAVSGALAPPPACGAVPLAAVCTVPTHPVCADIIQSCLPIGQRMQQSVSRQQSSGPAPFLLPLPSMSHPVTTNPIMPCSADAVKPGYFLLQMVWTPPSPPTVSSQHALGQQIYRPIKEESTRPRLPPEVERRVEEEREVEEERQEDRQEDRQVDEERQEEDERQEEDRKVDEEIQEEEERQVEERQKEEEDRKVDEESSASASTLSPPSSCAGVEEEEEQEENWTALGVVRLNGGENTGGEEEEGKNGGGEVGGGEEEAGGGGDGEQGGEGEEEEDEEEEEGQREDGGGEREEDGEKDKDEDQDRQGDEEEEEDFDDLTQDEDEEEVMSSASEESVLSVPELQETMKQLTWLAAERRLCTDGDSEEDHSPTSPGSQEEEEEEEEEGPKGEESGEGRSSKAGRDEETPSGEGTPRGGGRCPGRGRGRSRPLRGLRRSRQERHSKDAAKLLLLYDENILNNDPHRESKDVAFAQSYLNRVREALQDVPGQVEEFVSLLNDFEQVGEGQEVMLLFRKLRCILGDRTDLLRDFAAFLHPEQALQCGLFEEQQAFERSRRFLRQLEISFGDNPSHYQKIIKALQTGPDLSPTSMHELKAQMATLLKGHTHLQAEFWVFFDELRPPPARPGQFEEAHWPEDGGGGLDGGEGVGHVSGGGASSGFEEVTLPELEEEEEGHKIQPMTGRRRRRKIDYKDCDWSDKDWPCLCRDAKMRRLRRKGCSHCHGNKTSGGVSRAMKSLDPLYSQISSAHDEPGDKDLDLKGDDDSPEPDRSGASWEGTFPLMDEKEEEELDDEEEDEDEEERKSIEKEQSLVVKRSRREEVMGGCSPSSILSTSPSITSSNPSTSSMISSITSSNTSSLASTTTSSTISTPSITSSIVTSTSVTSSVSSFPSFCTSSITSITSSSTSPTISTSSSAPPPRPSPPPDLPVCAKNISLTASGEKVILWTREADRVILTTCQQEGANQNTFQAVSTLLGNKTPSEVSRRFRDLMRLFRTAARQIGSEDEAPPMEAAAANEKDE